The segment AGGCGGTGATGCGCGCCGCCGGCTTCCTCGGCATCAGCCAGGCCGTGGTGGCAAGCGTGCTGGGCATCAGCACGGCATCGGTATCGCGCATGGCATCTGGCGGCTATGTGCTCGATGCGCACCGCAAGGAGTGGGAATTCGGCGTGCTGTTCGTGCGCCTGTTCCGATCGCTCGATGCCATCCTGGGCCACGGCGACCAGGCCCGGCTATGGCTGACCAATGAAAACCTGGCGCTGGGCGGCAAGCCCCTTGAAATGATCCGCACAACGGAAGGTCTGGTCCGTGTCGTTCACTACCTGGACGCCACCCGCGGTCGCATCTGAGCGCAGGCAGTTCGCGCTCACGCTGTGGCGGGCGGTGGAGGCCCAGCACGTCGTATCCACCATGCCGCTGGTCGACAGCCTGGAAGAACAGGCTGTGCTGGAAGCCGTGCTCGACGCCGGCAAACCCGCAGTGCCCGCCGAGGCACGCCATCTGCACTACCTGCTGTTCACCCCCTTCCGCTATCCGCCCTCGCCCTGGGGCTCGCGCTTTCGCGCCAGCCAGGATCCGGGCGTGTTCTACGGCGCCAACGAGATCCGCACCGCCTGCGCCGAACTCGGCTACTGGCGCTGGCGCTTCCTCAATGACAGCCCCGCGCTGCCGCGCATCGACGCCCGCGCGCAGACGTTGTTCGAAGTGCGCGTCGATACCTGGGGCGTGGCACTGGACACACCGCCGTTCGACCAGGACCATGCCATCTGGACCGATCCCGACCACCACGAGCCCTGCCAGGCCTTCGGGCGCATCGCGCGCGAGGCCGGCCTAGGCATGATCCGTTACACCTCCGTGCGCGATCCCCGGCATGGCCCCTGCGGCGCGGTGCTGACCCCGCACGCGTTCTCCCACCCGGCGCCGCTGGCCACCACCACCTGGATGCTGACGGTGCGCCGCGACCGCGTGATCTGGCAGCGCGACGACCTGCAGCAACGCGACAGCTTCGAGTTCGAGGCCGCGCTGTGGCAGCGCACAACCGATAGCACTGGCACGGGCTGAACCTC is part of the Cupriavidus necator genome and harbors:
- a CDS encoding MbcA/ParS/Xre antitoxin family protein, which translates into the protein MQSRRIPETDPAGGPDPGTTLTKAVMRAAGFLGISQAVVASVLGISTASVSRMASGGYVLDAHRKEWEFGVLFVRLFRSLDAILGHGDQARLWLTNENLALGGKPLEMIRTTEGLVRVVHYLDATRGRI
- a CDS encoding RES family NAD+ phosphorylase, coding for MSFTTWTPPAVASERRQFALTLWRAVEAQHVVSTMPLVDSLEEQAVLEAVLDAGKPAVPAEARHLHYLLFTPFRYPPSPWGSRFRASQDPGVFYGANEIRTACAELGYWRWRFLNDSPALPRIDARAQTLFEVRVDTWGVALDTPPFDQDHAIWTDPDHHEPCQAFGRIAREAGLGMIRYTSVRDPRHGPCGAVLTPHAFSHPAPLATTTWMLTVRRDRVIWQRDDLQQRDSFEFEAALWQRTTDSTGTG